CTAAATCCTGAGTTCCTTGATGCTGAGTTTTTTGACCTGTACActgtctatcgcaaggatcgcGATTTTTCCGTAACTGGACTCTCTAGAGGCGGTGGAGTTTTAATTGCCATACGCCGGCACATCAACTCGTCGCTTGTGGAGCTGAAGGATCAAGACTCGCTTTTGGACCAACTGTGTGTCTCAGTTCGCGGCATCTCTGAAATTTTTATCTGTGTGTCATACATTCCACCGTCTAGTCTAGACTCACTTTATAAGTCTCATGTAGATAATATTACTGATTTAGTTCGTTCTTGTGATAGTGGTAACTTTTGCATattgggtgactttaatttacCTAATATTGAATGGTCTTACGTCATTAATAACTACTCATTGGTTCCGAACAATGTAAACACCACTTCTGAGATTTACCTTATTGACAGTTTCTCAAGTGTTAGTCTTTCTCAGATCAACGGCTTCACCAATAAACTGTCGAGAATTCTTGATCTTGTCtttcttaatgataattttagcTGTACGGTCACCGAATGCCTGGAACCGTTGTCGTGCTCTGGTTTGCACCACTTTCCGCTTATCCTCGAAGTAGAATTCTATAACTTCGAAAGTATTGGAACTCTGAATGAGGATCCTACTTTTTCATTTAGACGTGGAAATTATGACTGTATATATCAGGAAGTTTCTTCCGTTGATTGGGAAGCCCTGTTTCGGGGATGTGATCTTGCTCGATGCTTCAGCTTATTTAAAAATGTTGTAAATCAAATTTGCATAAACAATATACCTCAGAAAATGAAGCGGTGTTACAGAATACCATGGTATACTAGAAAACTAAAGAGGCTTAAGAATCAGAGGAATAGGTTTTACAAAAAGTTCAAGGCCACTAAGCTAATGGCGTATAAAGAGAAATACCTGCGTTATTCCAAATCattcaaagcgttaggcaagAGGCTCCATGGTAACTATGTTCGTAATTTTGAATCCGCATTAAGGAAAACCCTAGCGCATTCTGGACTTATGTAAATTCAAAAAAACGATGCTCAAGTATCCCTGCCTCAGTCATCTATAATTCTGAGCATGCTTCATCAACAGCTGAAGCGGCCAATCTTTTTGCAGCCTTCTTCTGCTCCAATTTCGTTACGCCACCGGAAGACCCGCAGGGTCGATGGAATATTAAATCATCTACCCATactgatattgacggcttatcgtcttatcttttgaaaaattgtttggctctggcattttccctccttttaattttcaactaatctttagagtgcggcgaatttattgatgcgtggaagataaccttcatcaGCCCTATTTTCAAGTGTGGTAACAAGAACAATGTCGTGAATTATAGGCCCATTGCAAAATTTTCATCGGTTTCAAAATTATTCGAGTACATTGTGAGACAAAAAATGTACTTTGCTGTTAAACCTCTAATCACTgaaaatcagcatggttttatggccggtagatccactgtaacaaacctatctatcttctctgatttttgcatatcttcttttaatggccgtcaagttgatactgtgtacaacgacttctcaaaagcatttgataaagttagtcattctatcctgatttctaaattgactcgcgtgggcttccactcgatgtttttatcatggattaaatcatacctccaccagcgtagctgtgttgtggttatagacaataactcttcaaacacattcacagccacctccggggtgcctcaaggtagcatacttggcccattactttttgtaatttttataaacgatatttccacctgcttccagcactctaattttctattatacgctgatgacctaaagattTTTAATACCATCGCAAACTCAAACGACGTGACTAAAAtgcaatctgatttagataacgttGCTGTTTGGTGTCGTGCCAATAACTTGCCACTAAATCTTAGCAAATGCTTTCTTGTAAGCTTTTCTAAATCATGTGGCCTCATTCCCTCTTCCTACTCTCTCGATGGTACCCACCTCTCAACTCTTAACGAGATAAAGGACTTGGGTGTTTCCTtcgattcgaaattttttttcacgactcatataaattctactattgttaaggcgtattcacttctggcttttattaggcgttcctgcacagacttcacggattcctacaccctcaagttattgttcactgcactagttcgttcgaagctggaatatgcctgttttatttggaagccgtatcatgaatgccatattgttaggcttgaacgtgtgcagaaagcgtttgttcggttcgcgctgcgctcgatgaacttttctgaaccgattccatctTATAAATCCAGGTGCTCACTTATCAAATTAGAGTCCCTGGAATACAGAAGAACTGTCCTATCGCTAACGTTTGTTAATATCATCATTAATGGTgtagttgatgcaccttgtctcctcaggagtctccgattccatatccctataaggcctcttcgtaatatacctattttctatacggattgtgtccgaaccctctatgcttcaaacgcacctttgcttagagctatgaccgactttaatcgcatctctgattcttcagctattgattttgctctttctaagtttacttttaaaacaatacttactgatATCTTTTCAAACTGATAAATGTGCTGGCCAATCTCTTCatagcatgtaagttttattgtgtctatactcaacttatgtactatactattaaataattatctaattttaatttaacattgttttctagtctgtaagggctttaaatgccatagactgagatatagaaatatgaaatatatgtataatagTATGTGCTGGGTCGGTGCATCAATCCTAAGCCACACCCCCGTATAACGCGAAAATGAACGGTAATATACATGGTTGTTTTTCACAACAAATGTCGGGAAATGGACCAGGGGCCGacctattttaaataaaatgttgtacggtgcgatttgcttgaaattcggtTTATGGATGCTTCCGTGACTGGCTTATTATTCCAGAAACTTGTTTTTCCAGAAACTGGACCAGAAgccgacctattccaaaaaatctaAATTATAGTGCGACCCTCTTCAAAACTTGATACCTCTGTGACAAAGGTAATATTTAAGAAGCTTTTCATTACGGGAAGTGGACCGGGGCCGAcctattttaatatacatatatatttcttctctacgtgtgtttgtgactgaTCTTCTCCTAAACGACTGGGCCGATTTTGATCCAATTTTGTGTGGGTGTTCAAGTGGACTGAGCATGCTTTAAATTTACAATTTGAGCCGTTCTCTTTCTTATCCTTCCAAGAAGAGAACCAGAGCTGTGGTACAGGTTACCCCTTGACTAGCTCATTATTTGGGAAACTTTTTTCCGGGAATTGGGCCGGAGGCCGGCCTATTCGAAACACTCTCATTAATGGAGTCATATACTAAACTTTTAGAAAAGGGGCTCCTAATATGCAAGCTTAATAACTGAGGCATTTCTTTCTAGCAAGAGGACAAGGTTCGAGTAATTTGTctgcgatttgtttgaaatttattattaaagCAACCTTTTGAATATGTCAATGTTGTATATAAAAACTAATGCAAAATCGGTTGGTTACTTTATAATAATAGATGATTTGTAAGTGGGTTTCAGTTCCATATGACAACCCATTTCATTATAGACCTGAAATATGGACCagggtttttttgtgttttcacaatatgggtaacaaattggATATGTTAGTGAGAagtagaaaaaggaaaataataggtAGGAGAGGGGGAGCTGGAGATGGGGAGAGAGAGAGAAATGGAAGAGGAAGATAATATAGGGTGTTACGAAATTGATTCGGTATAAGTAAGATATTACCCCACATATTACAGTGTTTGAGTTGAGCCAGACTGATTTCCTggttaaccccatttaatttaacCTCCAGACTGATTTCCTTTTCTGCAGGAATTGGGTTGAGGGTTTCCTCTAATTTTTTTGGAATTAATCGTTACATTCTAAGATGCCGACCCGCTTTATAGTGCTTACGGAATTATTTATCTCATCTGCCTTGGAGGGGACTACAACAAGCGGTTTTTGTTGGATGTCCAGGTGTGCTGGAATTCAGCCCAAACTTCCTGTTAAGCATTTCATTACGTTCTTTTACTGGGATCACTTTAATCTCATTATGTAAATAAAAAGCATATGTCACAAAGAGATATTTCATGTTTTGCCGCTGCAAAAACTAAACTAACATTCTTACATATAACAAAAACTTATATGATGACTTAAGTGATTAAAAAAATGTTAGCTAAAACTCACCCTACAGCTTGGTAAACTTGTCCAGCGGTATCAGGATCCTTAGCGCAATTGAAAATAGCCTGCGCAACATCAGATACATAAACTGGTTGCTTTACAGTACGTTCCCCAGCATACCAAAGTGGCATACCACGGAACTGACGACGCCATATGTGAGCATAGTAACGTAGAAAACGATCCTCTGAACCATAGATGTCTGCTGGCCTAATAATTGTTGCGTCAGGGAACTCATCACGCACTGCGCATTCACCATGGTATTTACTCTTCAAAAAGTGACTGCCCCCTTCGATAACATAGCTTATTGGTTCGGGGTTAGCATTCAGAGCGGATAAATGAATTAACCGCTCAACGCCAGCTTCCTTGGAAATCCTGTTTAAATGGCATAGTTATGCGCACACTCAGTACGAAATTGTTAAATAATCCAAAGCAACCAAGCATACCTTGCAATACGCCGAGCACCTTCCACATGAAcatcattaaatttaaaattctttgtcTCAAATTCACGGCCAATTAAGTTAATTACCACATTTGAATACTTTACAGCATCACGAATAGCCTTTTCGTCTCTTAAATCAAAAAATTGAAACAGGACTTGTCCTAAATCGCCACATACCTTAAGACGTATGGTTTCGCTGTGATCACCACGATAGGGTAAAATCATTTGGGTGCCGGATTTACCCAACTTATTACACACATATCGTCCCACGAAGCCGGTACATCCGAAGACGGTTGCAACAATGCCATTGAAGCTGCTGCGTCCGCCGGTGCCCCGTCGCATAGAACTCAGGTTAGTGGTTTTTAGAGGACGCGGGGCATCGGAGGAACTTGAAGAGGATTGACGTAAGCAGAATACACTTAAAGCTGCAGTGCCTTGTTGttctaaagaaagtaaatttaaacatataaacaaatggaTGGTTTTAGCTCAAAAagttacataatttttatttttatcatttgcTTATTTTGATTGGCTTTCATTTACTTACTTTCTAACTGCCCTTTGCGTCGCAATATTAGTGAGGCCATGTTTCGTTAACTCCTATTTGCTCGCTCCCGAAtatagtgttgttgttgtagcagtgccgaAAATAGTCTTCTAAGGCAGTTGAGTTGGGTATAATTTCCGAAAAGTTTTTAATCAGTCGTTCCTAACTAAAAAGCTGCAATTATACAATAAACAACCCCACGTCTAATTTATAATGTCAAAATTTGacgttttttttttgcgtgccaacaaattttgggaaatcaGTTTCAAACTACaatacattgtaaattttaccaagtagcgcaactaacagctgatcggtgaaaattcgcacattcacacgcacagttctcgactcagttccaaaaaaaaactttagattatttaattcaaattttaaagtgtgatactccttataaatttatgtaggtaatagtctagttgaggggtcgactgctaatacgctaccaaaaatatcgagagaggtgtcaaacgacgcgtcttgacatcagtattaataatccgatggcggaaaataaaaattttaacgcgttcaaaagatattaacggaaaaccgaaaaaagacccacgggtacctccgaaaccgggggtcggatccatagtatttttgcgcagaacatctttctgcgttggcggccttcggccgcgcttataaaaaataaccctgggctacgccatgacaagtccgggtgtgtggtataaccgtggctaccgccacggtgatgcacaattttttttgtgggtatgaacacaacaacaaccacagggaaatcgccaacttcaactgcaaatatctccggacagggataaaatttttcttttccgccttcggattcttgttctcgagattaatacgcgtcttttgacaccacactcggtatttttggtagcgtattagcagtcgacccctcaactagactattacctttatgtatacagaatatatatggcgtttttgttgttattaaaacaatagttttatttatattacagctgttatcatttttttttcaactttgaaaaaactccgaacaccattccttcattatatgacatacgactgcctagtccactgccttccactctattcgcaacataacctctacttaagctgccaaactatatagtaaacaatgctacaATACatgcatagcggaacgatacaaggtggcagcatggtgacatacctacaacaataaataaaaatttcatgtactttgtttttgtaaattcgatggacaaatgtcaaaatcgtactgcgccgtattttgatgtatcaaatcaaataaaaaaaagtttataatcagctgttccatgctgccaccttgtatcgttgcgccatgaatACATGCtacaataaaagaaattttcattaTATACCATTCACATAAGTTTTTCTATaaaggtacgcgcacattacgctacgcgacacgtagcggcagcggcgcctcacagagTGACATATTTTtgcaattcacattaagcggcaatcgagcgacacattgcggcaaaagtttgtgtttttttttgtttgcaaaatggacgtcACAGTTTTAGAAggtgtaattatttcatttttgtgcgaagaaggggaaaggaaaagaaaaaggtcgtggctatgggtccaagacatctcatcctcaagatatgaggaaagagagttccacactcttttgcccagattgaaaaaatttggtgccaaattctttgcatgtattcttatgaggcaattcacacctagcggcaacagcactgcgcgacacttcccaacgcggcttttttgcctagttgatcaaatttgccgcgctgtgccggttcgcgcagtgctgctgacgctaagtgtgaattgcctcataagaatacatgcaaagaatattttgtagtgcagtgcagtgctgcgtagtgcagcctaatgtggcctGGATTTTTAAAATTGGAAGGTTGTCAGATgcagtcatccagtgagttttacagctccggctcacgctcaattctcacgggaatgttctggatcattgagagacttgagaagcaggggccctattcgctaactgtgactTTTAAAGTGTAAACAAGAAATTGTGCAAACTTTGAagttctgattctgtaaagcaaaactgtgaacaaaaaactcactgataaaaacttcgtgagttttcttggcagccagtgtacactattatgacattcaaaactcatacgcactgttacagaatgacttttttgttttcatggcgtttgatgaatattttctcactgacataagacttttacattccgcaaaacaatgtgcacaataatttacagaatcgcatgaagatttaaaatgtaaattgtgtgtgcaaatgagttttcaatgagtgtacatttttcagtttttcatagctGATGCGCTATTTGTCGCTCTCCATGCAAATACATGCAATATGCCCATCTGTTAGCGTAcgatgctgcatcaaaaatcACATGTACGTGTCGCTTAGAGCTAAATGCGAGCTGAGCATGGAATCCGAGAATACAtaaaaatacacgaaaaagcTTTTAGTCTTGTCGTCTAGAGCCGATAGGGGTAGCCTTACCATTACACTATCCCATTAATAATATTGCAGCATTAAATGAGGTAGTAAACGCTTTGTCACATTCTTCGATTTAAAACGACCGAaacgtttataatatttatctttAACTGCTTTTATGTTGCCAAAATAAATGCCATCCCTCCTACCAACCTAATTGGGTTTAACCTTCATAAGTTCTTCAAAATTATTGACGTTCAAGTTCtttgggtcaaatttgacccAAGCGGTAAAGTTGTGGTATAGAACTAATTTAACATattaaaatgttttataaaaTATAGCCTATTATATTTatctaaaattaataaatattttatacttttaGCAGCATTTATTTCAATCTTTTCCTTTTTGATTTCGCAAAACTAAGCAAGAAACACATATTTAAATACAGTGTATggaataaaaatataatatcaattatttaaattcaagaaaaaaataaaattgaattcatgGCAAAATTATATCTAGACagttcaaatttttaattatttgatcGGTCACATAAAACAATCGTTTTAGAATGCTCCTGACATACAAAGGTTTCAAAATTGGTACAGACTAATCCAGTTTTACTATCTGACTTCTGGCATAGTTGGCATCGACTTCTTTTTGTTGTACTTTTGTCTGGTTTTAACTCCGATCTTGTTGAAATAGACGGCTGTTGATCGTGTTGATCCAAATCTTGAATTCTCTTACCCGATTTCCCGAGAAAATTTAGCCCTTGGTAAAGTTTCTCTTTTTTTATATAAGGCGCTGTAAGCTGTAGGCCTAAATTTTCCAAGAAGTGCCGGCGTTTGGAAAAAGAGTTTTCGTTTTGGCCTTTATTAACAgaggtaaataaaataaaagcattaTACGCTAATATGTCAATCATATTGCTAAATACAACTTGGGGCCATCGATTTGTCTTTCTTTCTACACCACATTTACACTTGTTATAATCCAATATTATTTGAGGGGTTTGCCTTCGCGATCACTTACTTCTGAGCTATGATGAAAAGTGCTAAGCAGAAGCACCAGTCTGGTTTTCTTTGGGATGTAAGATAGCAGGGTGGTGTTCTCTTGAAAACAAAATGTCGAAGAAAAAAGAGGTCTTCCTTTAGTTGTTACTAACTCTGACTGCAAATCAGGCTTATTTTTGCGAATGGTTCCAACTAAAGTAATGTGTTTTCCAGTAGTTTTTGTTCAATTTGATAAGATGTGAAAAAATTGTCTGCAGTCACATTATGCTCTTTAATTCCAGCTGTCAAATCAAGAACTACACGCATACCTTGGTTTTTTTCGAACATGGCTCCTATATCTTTGTCTGTATACGGTTGGATACTCCAGGCATAACTAGTAACCGCTTCACAAAGAACCCAAAATTTGATCCTATATTTTGCTGGTTTTGATGCTATGCATTGTCGAAATGGGCATCTTCCTCTAAATGCTACCAGCTGCTCATTGATTGTTACATCTTGTGAAGGGTTATAAAGTTTGGGCAACAAGTCAACCCACAGATTCCACAAGTCACGTATCGGTGCAAAATTGTATACCATTCGCCGTTGGCTGCGAGTGTCTCTACTGTCGAACCTTATTACTCTTGAATTGAATTTGAACCTTCCCCAGTAATTCTTGAAGAGGCGTAGCGAGTTACACCTGGACTTTTATTGATAACATTCTCCATGGGGGCTCTTCCATATCTATTGCTACAAGACGCCCTGAATATCTTATTTGTCCATTTTTTGTAACGAAGTCCTCAGTGAAAATATTTTCGTTATTACTTTGACTATCACTTTCACTATCCGACGGCTCAGCGTATTAAATGTTATCTTCACTTTCTGAACAAGATTCCTCTTCGTCTGATACTTCATTCCATAGGACCTCTATTTCACtatcttttattttctttgaagCCATTTTTCTTAGCGTTCAAATTTATTCGTGTTACCTTTCTTCTTTTGGAAGCAAACATTTTTAGTTCACTCACAAATCAATAATCTGGGGATTCCCCGATATAAAGGCACAAACGTGATAAAAGGAAGCGAGACAAACATATGTCTATaagaatttattttgaatttatagaCGTTAGAAAAGTGGAATTTCGCCAAAAAGATTATTGAGCAGGGTCAAACTTGACCCGAAGACcctatttgtaaaaaattttatatcaataAAAGTAGTAAATATATGAGTTCAAAATCATTAGTACATTTGTGGCTTCTAAAATGAATAAAAGacataaaatatgaaaaactatATCCTCAAACTTTTCGGGAAAAAAACGATTTTCTTCCTAAAGTGGGTAAAATTTGACCCGAAGACCTTATAAAGGTTAAAGCTAAAGCATATAtggcactactttatttttgcttggattccgaACTAAAAAAATTGACGAGACTTTATCGgaatttcaaaacacaaaaacaatttttatcatgagaaagcgagaccactattcccccaaaattagtgagtttgacatgttcttgtttatgttttacattttatttttacattaacacttttaacaataaaaacaatgcaaatagcacgcgaaaatttcttcggtctctaatggttcacttttttccataagaaggttgattttaattgtgtttttatgcaccaaattttaatttcatttcatttcatttattgcaaaaatagtattagtacaataagatctaggatcttttatagtacaacaaacagataaatcgcaatgtaaaaaagaacaaaagtcataacagagggttatgtaggttaaataatcacatgaaacatagagaattatcgtaatttactagtatctaaaataaacaaacaattaaattcaataacaaaacattgtatacactcatatatattgatggcgaaaactcaagaagtataatggcttcaactaaaatgagcataaagaacatttttaaagttgcttttatttagactactacgtacggatactggaatagagttccataggcgaatggcattgacaaagaatagccgtccagatgttagatagttataagttggtactattaggtcgttgattcgagcagacctggggaatattagcttatcatataggtaactaggctccttatacatgataagctgacaaaggaaaatgctgttcctagctttcagatattcgaagatTTCACAGCCCAGTAGACGCACTCTAcagctggatatatgatcaaatctggataagccgaatacataacgtgtaacatgattaaatgctacatcaattttatgagcagactgggagctcagtttactgtataatagctcagagtagcaaatgatcggcataatcaattgaattgcaagttttcttctaacattgaccggagtataaatagcagacattcgtaagtttcttaagatatagtatactttcttaaccaccgaatttacatgatcatcacaggacagcgtcgtgttaataacaaaaccaagattagtcacttttgaaacgagtttgagacatttactggcaacgcgcaagggtggaatacttgagaaacttattctttttttagatataggcaacacgtatgatttctcactgttcatgcataagtcatttttcctagcccattcaaatatggatgttaagtcattattcaatcttgagcataaatcgtttgtcccctcatgatttcccgacaaatatagttggacatcatcagcatatgcatgcatatgagcatgctggcatgcattaaatatgtcattaataaaaatactaaaaagtagtggacccaagatagagccttggggtacccctgccaatagtggttttagacctgaagtttcggagccgactttgacaagctgggatctacccgtcagataacttcgcatgagccgcactgcggagtcatcaaaaccaaaatacatttttaattttaagcacagcaggtcatggttcacagagtcgaaggcttttgagaagtcaagcaggcataataaagtcaactggtttttgtcaaagggtgccctgatgtcgtctaaaatttttataatagccgtggagcaactgtgctttgATAGGAGGCCTGACTGGAATGGTGATAGCAGACTATGTTTGCAAACATGGTCTTGAAtttgttccgacaacaatatctcaaagactttcgagagtgctggcaaaatgctgataggacaatctgcaaacttagtttttgcaatgggtataaccgtggcaatcttccacatatcagggaagcaggaggtagtaatactgtggttgataatatgcgtcaatgtaggaagaatgtacggggcaattattttaacaaatttgagcggtatattgtcctgaccgattgcgttggaccttattttatttatgcatctcGCCACATCAAGTTCCGAAACAGCTATAAACTCAAATATTTGACAAACAGGAACCACATATAAGGGAGGGGTTGAGAAACTGGTATTAAGACAAGACGGGTTAGCTTGGCTCACAAAAGCTGCATTAAGATCTTCAGGATTAAGGGAACAGTCAGAACTCTCACTCACATGTGCACGAAGTTTTTTCAgattacgccacaaaacatgattaggcaacgatatattcaacattttactgtagtatctgcatttttctctcctaatataggctgtggtctcatttcgtgtaagtttgtatgcacgcCAATTTGCGTCGCTTCGGTTTTTCTTCCAGAGGGAATAAAGCTTATTGCGCTTGATAATCATAGCACGGACGGATCTATTAAACCAAGGGAAAGAGGAAGATCTGTTGCTATATACCCGAGATGGAACGTGAGTTGTATAGagatataaaataatttc
The Eurosta solidaginis isolate ZX-2024a chromosome 5, ASM4086904v1, whole genome shotgun sequence DNA segment above includes these coding regions:
- the ND-39 gene encoding NADH dehydrogenase [ubiquinone] 1 alpha subcomplex subunit 9, mitochondrial, producing the protein MASLILRRKGQLEKQQGTAALSVFCLRQSSSSSSDAPRPLKTTNLSSMRRGTGGRSSFNGIVATVFGCTGFVGRYVCNKLGKSGTQMILPYRGDHSETIRLKVCGDLGQVLFQFFDLRDEKAIRDAVKYSNVVINLIGREFETKNFKFNDVHVEGARRIARISKEAGVERLIHLSALNANPEPISYVIEGGSHFLKSKYHGECAVRDEFPDATIIRPADIYGSEDRFLRYYAHIWRRQFRGMPLWYAGERTVKQPVYVSDVAQAIFNCAKDPDTAGQVYQAVGPKRYQLSELVDWFHRVMRKDPKWWGYWRYDMRYDPTFVLKTKFTELICPGAPIGNLCLERVEREFVTDVVRADVPCLEDLGVQLTAMEDQVPWELRPFRAAQYYDAELGEWEEPAPPKNIGNREELRMFA